The genomic region TCAAGATAAACTCACGACCGCTGTTAATACCGCAGTTTCTGAGGATGTTGGCGTCGACTTTTCACTGACAGATCGTCCCACTCCATTCCTAGAGGCATTTGCAACCAACCCAGATCATAAACTCGTCACGACGCTCATCGATGCAACAAAACAAACTGGAGAGTCAGCGCAACAACGATGTTTCACCGCAGCGACAGAGGCATCATATTTTTCGCCTGCACCTGTTGTTGTCTTCGGTCCTGGTGTTCTTGCTGATGACACTGGGGCGGTCGCACACGCTGACCGCGAGTACGTCACCGTTAGTTCGGTTATCAGCGCAGCGCGTGCACTTACGGATGCAACCCAACAACTTATTTAATGACAATTAATTTATGATACGATGTCTTTGATAACGGTCAGATAGTGTGTGAAGCTTGTTCAGTTATATTAAGAAACATAATTACCATGCGCATATAATATATTTTCATATCTATGTATGAGGCGGTTTATGTGTATCCTGACAGCAAAAGCACAGTCACTCGGTGTGCACATACCGCTGATCGATACGGTTATGATGGAATTATCACCCGTGCTATCGACGCTGAGCCGGACTTCGATCAAATTCGTACAGCCATGGATAATGGGTTCAGCACCGACTCAAATACACATACGACTTCGACCCCTAACTCAGAGCCGAGATCTGAGTCGGATGAACAATCAAACATAGATACAATTACCTCTGGGTTACAATCCTCTGATACCCACTCAAAATTATCAACGCCTGACATCGTTAATGGCGTCGAGATTGTCAGATCCGACCCGCAACACGCAAGCGGAGTTCTTGGAAACGAACGCTCCCAACGAACGATTGTGGCTATCCGGGGTGGGACGGATGTATTAAATAGATTTGCCGCTGAACAGCCGCGTGTCGACGTACTTACCAAGCCATTTATTGGATCAAATAAATCTCGCACCGGCGATATCAATCATGTTTTGATCAAAGCTGCTGTGCGGAATGAGGTTGCAATCGAATTGAATCTTGGACCTACTATTCGAGCGGAGGGTGGGCGTCGGATTAAACATATTCAGCGACTCAACAAATTAAAGCGTCTTATTGACCATTATGACGCACCATACGTTGTCAGCGCCACTCCAAATTCACATCTTGAATTCCGCACGCCACAAGAACTTGCCGCAGTTGGTGCTGAGATTGGCCTTGGTGAGACATGGGTTTATGATGGATTCACCGCGTGGGATGAGATCATTACGCGAAACCGACACCGACGCTCCGAGTCGTTCATAGCCCCAGGGGTTGAACATGGTCGATATGAAAAAAACGATTGATGAGCATGCGGAACGATTTTCTGAGGCGGCATCAACGTACGATGATGAACAGGACTCAGAGCCATACCGCATGTGTGCACAACAGGTTGTCAATCACGCTGCACCGACATCATGTGACACTGTGCTTGATATTGGGACTGGAACAGGGGCAATTGCATTTGAACTTACATCAGCAGCAGATCGTGTCATTGGTCGCGATATTAGCACAGGGATGCTTGACCAGGCACGAATGAAGGCAGACATAGAGAATATTGAAAATATTAGCTTCGCTGAGGGTCGATTCCGTGATCCAAATGTTGACTCTGATATCACTGTTGACATTGTTACCTCAAATTTTGCGATGCACCATCTCTCAGATGATGAGAAATGTAATGCGATTACAGTTATTTCAGCGCTTGAGCCTGATCGATTCGTTCTGGGCGATGTGATGCTCTTTGGAGCAGCTAATCCCGACGAATCATTTTATGATCCATCTGTTGATGATCCAGCAACGGTTGGGATACTTGCTGATGCACTGACCGATGCTGGGTTTGTAATTAGCGAAGTCGAATTTGTGCATGAGCAGGTTGGTGTTCTTGTTGCTGAACAATGACGATAACTCGGTTATTGCCCCTGTTTTAATGAGCTCAACCGATCTGGTCTTATTATCTTTATTAATATTGATATTAATATTGACACTATTATTCACATGAAACATCTTCCAAAACATCTCCGCCCACGATGGCGCTATCTGGCCGTTGCGATTGAATCGTGGCCACACGCAAGTATCGATCGAGAGACATTCCAGCGTGAATTATGGTATGCAGCACAGAATCTCTATGGTGATACACAAAGTGCACACACCGACCTTGCAGTGTTTAATTTCGAGTTTTCAGATGGTCGTGGAGAGACAATTATCCGAACGCGCCGTGGTACTGAATCCCATGCACGCACAGCAGTCGCATGCATTGATGAGATTGATAACTATGCCGTCGGAATTCGCATTTTGGGCATTTCAGGGACCGTCCGAGCCTGTGAGGAAAGGTATTTTAATGCGCGGACCGGAAATAAACAAGAGAGCAACGTCGTGTTCGAGAACGAATCTCGACCTGCCGTCATTCGCGAGGTATGCGTTGATATTGCAACAGGCAATATAAACACCACCGGTAACACTGATACTGATACTGATACTGGCGCTGACAGCAGTCGCAATATAAATACGTTCACGGGGGCGACGAGACTCGACTTCGAGTGATACTATGCAGGGACAAGCCCAACAGCAGGCATACGACCGTGGAATCACAATCTTCTCACCTGATGGTCGTCTCTATCAAGTCGAATACGCACGTGAAGCGGTCAAACGTGGAACAGCAAGTGTTGGTATTCGAACACCTGACGGCATTGTGCTCGCCGCTGATAAGCGTTCACGCTCGCCGCTCATGGAACCGACGAGTGTTGAGAAAATACATAAAACCGATGATCATGTCGGCATCGCGTCTGCCGGTCATGTTGCTGATGCTCGCCAACTTATTGACTTTGCCCGTCGACAGGCACAAGTTAATCGCCTCCGGTATGGCGAGCCCGTTGGTATTGAAACACTGACAAAAAACGTCACAGATAATATTCAGCAATATACACAAGTTGGCGGAGCGCGCCCATTCGGGGTTGCACTACTCATCGGTGGTATTGAGGATGGTTCTCCCCGACTTTATGAAACAGATCCATCTGGAACTCCATATGAATGGAAGGCTGTCTCAATTGGCGCTGATCGTAGTGATCTTCAAGAACATCTTGAGGAAAATTACACTGAAGAACTGAGCCTTGACGAAGGGGTTGGACTTGCGCTTCGCACGATTGCAATCTCAAATGACGATGAACTAACCGCCGCTGGGGTTGATGTTGCGACTGTTGCGAGTGATACTGAAGAATTCATTGAATTAACAAACGATGAAATCTCAGCCTATATCGCCGATAATGATCTTGAACCGGCTGAAGAGACAGACAGCGAGTAAGCACGTAGCTACCAATATTGATATTCGTATTCTTGATTCTTAATGCTTAATGATTAATATAGTGGGTTAATAATGAAATCTACCGAGATAGCAGTCAGAGTGCCCCAGCGCTTTGATCTGACCCCGAAGCAGTCCACATTTCAGTGACATCCATGGATTTACTGTAAGTATTTATTTTCTGATAGTGATTAGTGTAAGTCTTTACCGCCGTGATTATTCGTGTCGGTAATAGGAGCTGCTGAACCCGCGTCATTTGACACCGCCGGTGAAACTATTCGAGGTAATCACTATGAGACAGTGATAGGATACCTCAAAATATCAATACTGATATTCCTCACTCCAGCAATATTGTCAAGTGATTATTCATCATACGCCAGATTCATTAACCATTGTGAGAAGGCATCACTGTTTGCGTTGACTTCCTCCTCACCGATAAATGGTGAGAGCATATCGCCTGCCATCAGCATTGAGAACTCAAGTTCGCGAGCGGCTGGCTCAAGATGATATGTATTATGCCCATTGTAAACGGTCTCTTCGCGTTCGATAAATCCTAATGTGGCGAGTCGATCTGCGATTCGACTTCCTTTTCGTGATGAAATATCAAGCTCTTTCCAGAAATCGCTCTGGTGAATGCCGTTTGTCTCTCGAATAAGTTCAAGTCCCTTGAGTTCATCCTTTGAAAGATCTGCCTCAGCAGGCTCAACACTCATGATTGATTTATTCACTGCAACTCTGTTAAACCTAACGAGCGTAGATACAGTCCTAATATTGGGTAAACAGATTAAGACGAAGCAATCGAAGCTCTCAGGTTGACTGCGCACAAGGATTCAGATATGAGTGATATCATTAGATGTCAGTCCTGTAATAGTGTAGTCGAATATGACTCGGATACTTACTGGGCAAGTTGCTCAGAATGTGGATGGCGAACACCGATTAGTGCTGGCGCGTGCTAACTATATCAGTCGTTGATACTGTCATTTCTTCATTCGTAATGGAATAGCACATGAAGTATCAAAACTAGATCTGGGACATGCCGAAGTGACGCCTGTGGAGACTAGAATCATCATTGAGTGGACTCAATGAGAGTCCGTTGCTGCGAGTTTTCTCAGTGAGCCAGGAAGCCTCGGGACTTGATTCTGAGGTGATTCACCCTACCCCTACCAGTGATCCGATGTACCTCCAGTATCACGGTGTCCTATGTTTATGTCCCGTATGAAGAGTTTTTTCAACGTGTTCAAACATCGTCGTACATGGCGGACCATCAGCGTAGTGATATGTACCTTTTTTATCAGCACGTAGTGTGATTAATGATCCAGAGACAGTCCCAAACGACTGTGATTCATTATGTATGCAAACTCCAAACTTATGATTACTAAGCATATCCGCAGCCCGATTTCGCCACTTAGTGGCAGTGGCTGCCGTATGGGCATATTCGCTCAACTGATTATGAATTCGCTGTGCATTGTTTGTTTGTGCTGCTACAACTCCTGAATCACGATCCGTATCCTCAGGGTTCATATATCTGTCATTTCTCCCGACATTGACAACGACATGGACTCCCGGATCAATCTGAGTTATATCTAATGCGCCGTCCCACTCAAACGTCATCGCCATTGGGTCACGGTCGTCATTCCAGCCAACATCAGCAATAAGAAGATTGAATCCATCATATGCATGTTCATTAATAGCATTCTTAACGGCTGCTTTCGGATTAGTTGGACCATGTTCAGTAAGTAACTCAGTGACGAGTTGTCCTCGAGACCGACGGTCATTATCGGTCATTTCATTATTATCATCAGTATACGACGGTACTGATGTCCACCGGTTGGTAAGCCCAACGAATCGACCAGCAGCATTATACCCTATCCATGTTCCTCCAGCACGACAATCCTGGGGTGCTACTATCGCTGGATGATGAGTATCATTTGTGATTGATGGAGGATCTGATGGTCGGTCATACGATTCATCACGATTCGCAGCAACAACCAGTGGTGCGTCTGTGAACATGCGCCATGCGAACGTCAGCGTACACACATTCATTGATATGATAGCTTCGGTAATAATGGTCGCGCTATCTTATAATCGATATGAGTTTGATAGACATCTCGACAATATTATTTACGTCAGCGAGTCCAATCATGATATCCTCTCAGCGGTAAACGGCGGAGCTTCCCACACGCGGAAACCTGTTAGGTCGGAAAATTTATGATTTGAGATGGAATGCTGGTCATGCTACGCTACCGTTACTAGTATTCATCGTCGAGACACATGGCGATTCAGTGTTATTGTGTGCTTTCTGCATCCTGTTCGCCTGATTCATAGGTGGCTTCCACGATCAAAAGATAATCCCAATACTATCTCGGTAGAAAAGGCAGGGAGACCGCTTCAGCTAGCACTTTTGAGCTACAGATTGACGAAGATATCAAATACGATTCTATTAAATCCAGCTGACGTCTCAGTTCGTGAGTAATTCTATTGTATAATAATGTCTGATTTTGGAGTGTCAAACCCATTTTTACCGATCGAGGGGTGTAAAATAGAGATAACACAGTCATCGGTTTTTATCTGGAGGAAATCCACACAGTTAAGATATATACGACACATATAGAGAAATATTGTTCATATAACCACCTAGAGGACAACACTTAAATCTCGTCCAGACGAGTTAACAGGTGACATGATAGATAGACTTGAAAAAGAAGTAGATATGCTGGAACGTCACTTGCAGGTTCTTAGGATGGTTATCGACAGCGAGCCCATCGGCATCGTTAAGATGTCGAACGAAACCGGCTATCCACATCATAAGGTTCGATATTCTCTGCGTGTTCTTGAAGAAGAAAGTCTCATAGAACCGTCTAGTCAAGGTGCAATTACGACTGAGCAGACTCATGAGTTTGTTGATGAACTCGATGAAAAACTTAATCATATTGTCGGAAAGCTCGATGAGATGAAAATTGAGGAGACGGTCGAGGTCGAAGGATAACGTTCTCTTGAAACTGCGTGATAACTCTGCTCTGGTAGCCTAAGGCGACGTATTTATATCGATATACTAAATTTTATGAATAGACTATCTCTGGTTATTTGACGTTTTCATACTTTTATCATTAATTCAATACTTCACATCGGCTCCTGTCACATCGTATATCTGGTCCATTACATCATCACGTGCGGATTTCCAGCTATCAAGCGCCTCCGGACGACTTGGGTATCGCTCATACTGCCCCATGAGATCATCCGCAAGATTCTTTGTTCGATAAAAGTTCAGAATCTGCCCCCAATGACCATACGAGTTCTTGATAGTTTTGAGAATCAACAACGGACTAAACGACGTTGTTCCTGAGTATAGGGCTTCAGCCAATTTCTCACCAGGAAGTGATGCTAAAAGTCCCATGAGGTCATCAACATCAATCGCGGTTGAAAGCACATTATATACATCTAATCCGGCAAACC from Haloquadratum walsbyi C23 harbors:
- a CDS encoding RNase P subunit p30 family protein, yielding MYEAVYVYPDSKSTVTRCAHTADRYGYDGIITRAIDAEPDFDQIRTAMDNGFSTDSNTHTTSTPNSEPRSESDEQSNIDTITSGLQSSDTHSKLSTPDIVNGVEIVRSDPQHASGVLGNERSQRTIVAIRGGTDVLNRFAAEQPRVDVLTKPFIGSNKSRTGDINHVLIKAAVRNEVAIELNLGPTIRAEGGRRIKHIQRLNKLKRLIDHYDAPYVVSATPNSHLEFRTPQELAAVGAEIGLGETWVYDGFTAWDEIITRNRHRRSESFIAPGVEHGRYEKND
- a CDS encoding class I SAM-dependent methyltransferase, with translation MKKTIDEHAERFSEAASTYDDEQDSEPYRMCAQQVVNHAAPTSCDTVLDIGTGTGAIAFELTSAADRVIGRDISTGMLDQARMKADIENIENISFAEGRFRDPNVDSDITVDIVTSNFAMHHLSDDEKCNAITVISALEPDRFVLGDVMLFGAANPDESFYDPSVDDPATVGILADALTDAGFVISEVEFVHEQVGVLVAEQ
- a CDS encoding NRDE family protein, which translates into the protein MCTLTFAWRMFTDAPLVVAANRDESYDRPSDPPSITNDTHHPAIVAPQDCRAGGTWIGYNAAGRFVGLTNRWTSVPSYTDDNNEMTDNDRRSRGQLVTELLTEHGPTNPKAAVKNAINEHAYDGFNLLIADVGWNDDRDPMAMTFEWDGALDITQIDPGVHVVVNVGRNDRYMNPEDTDRDSGVVAAQTNNAQRIHNQLSEYAHTAATATKWRNRAADMLSNHKFGVCIHNESQSFGTVSGSLITLRADKKGTYHYADGPPCTTMFEHVEKTLHTGHKHRTP
- a CDS encoding helix-turn-helix transcriptional regulator; this encodes MSVEPAEADLSKDELKGLELIRETNGIHQSDFWKELDISSRKGSRIADRLATLGFIEREETVYNGHNTYHLEPAARELEFSMLMAGDMLSPFIGEEEVNANSDAFSQWLMNLAYDE
- a CDS encoding Rpp14/Pop5 family protein translates to MKHLPKHLRPRWRYLAVAIESWPHASIDRETFQRELWYAAQNLYGDTQSAHTDLAVFNFEFSDGRGETIIRTRRGTESHARTAVACIDEIDNYAVGIRILGISGTVRACEERYFNARTGNKQESNVVFENESRPAVIREVCVDIATGNINTTGNTDTDTDTGADSSRNINTFTGATRLDFE
- the psmA gene encoding archaeal proteasome endopeptidase complex subunit alpha, whose protein sequence is MQGQAQQQAYDRGITIFSPDGRLYQVEYAREAVKRGTASVGIRTPDGIVLAADKRSRSPLMEPTSVEKIHKTDDHVGIASAGHVADARQLIDFARRQAQVNRLRYGEPVGIETLTKNVTDNIQQYTQVGGARPFGVALLIGGIEDGSPRLYETDPSGTPYEWKAVSIGADRSDLQEHLEENYTEELSLDEGVGLALRTIAISNDDELTAAGVDVATVASDTEEFIELTNDEISAYIADNDLEPAEETDSE